Within Wyeomyia smithii strain HCP4-BCI-WySm-NY-G18 chromosome 2, ASM2978416v1, whole genome shotgun sequence, the genomic segment CGCTCAGGGAGCTATACTTGTATATGACGTCACGAAGAAAGACACATTCCAAAAGTTGGAATCGTGGCTGAACGAGCTAGAAATCTATGGTACCAGGAATAACATGGCTAAAATGATAGTGGGAAATAAAATAGACTCTCCTGAACGAGCAGTCGGCAGAGACGATGGATTTCGCTTCGCGAAACGGCATAGAACAATGTTCATCGAAACTTCGGCTAAAACCAATGAAGGCGTGCGGGATGCATTCCAGGAAGTAGTTAGAAAGGTTATAtaaatttttgagtttttattattcaaactactAAATTCTTCTATGATTCAGATTATCGAGACCGACGGACTatgggaacgcaatgagtatggCGATGCTCTGGATCTTCAGTCTAATCGAGGCGGAACGACAGGGCCTTGCTCGTGTTAGTGAAAGAAGCGAAGCTTCCGGCAACTATTACAGATTAGCCATATTTATTAGGTGTAAACTACTAGTTTCGTGTGCTACGGTTCTAACTAACATGAGAAATCTGAAATCCTCCAGGCATAGGTAGGTCTAGGTGTGAACcaagcaaacattttttttaattacaaaacattttaatttaatacttgtgaattattttaaattattattattagtataattattttcaacccaaatataaaacaaaaaattatggTGAAAAGTCAGATTAATGATGTATATGAAAACTTAGCTAGTGTGTTACTGGATGAAGTATATAACTTTGCAACGTATATCATAAAGATattattttagtaaaaataaaAGTACTATCATTTGGATCTTTGAACGAGTGTCATTTTTCGACGCATATTGATTTTGATCCTCCCAATTGGTCTCGGGTACGTAATAATTTGACACAGGCTTGTAAAACAGTCAGCATTTTCATTTGGTTTCGATACCTTAGCGTACGCCACagtaggctttcgctcgtaaatgtaaaacaaccgtCGCCACAAAAGACAGGATGAGTATTCGACACTCGCGCATCAAAGAGATTTACACTgctatttatgttgagaaatattattacaagatcaattaTATAGGTAATTTCCAAAATCTACGCACACAACGTGCGTTATTCTCAGTTCTAGAAAACATGTCAATacgtttgaaagaaaaaaaggcGTGGTGGCggtactcgtttgacatgtttgttcgaGAATGTAttaagacagcgagccttggtagcatcaaagaaagaagaagacgattatcgtagtgaaaagtgattctaccgtgaccatttcgaagcctgattCAACAGCCAATAATCGCCATTTAATAAtatcaaaattataaaaagcGATCTTTCTTATTAAATCGATGCCGAGTAAGCcgcattttcttttttcttttcattgcaAAGATTGCTAAATTTAACTTCTATTTGTTATGATTGTGGTTAGTGACCATCCGTCCACTTTAGATTTAATTTAGCCACAAATCCTAGCACCCCTCGTTAGAAAACACATGCTCGCATGCCACTGAACGATGAGTTTTCCTGGAAAATGAGAGA encodes:
- the LOC129723307 gene encoding ras-related protein Rab-18-B-like, yielding MQQDNILATFKILIIGESGVGKSSLMLRFTEDDFDKDQALTIGVDFKTKIVEVDNLKVKLAIWDTAGQERFRTLTPSYYRDAQGAILVYDVTKKDTFQKLESWLNELEIYGTRNNMAKMIVGNKIDSPERAVGRDDGFRFAKRHRTMFIETSAKTNEGVRDAFQEVVRKIIETDGLWERNEYGDALDLQSNRGGTTGPCSC